One window of Trichoderma breve strain T069 chromosome 3, whole genome shotgun sequence genomic DNA carries:
- a CDS encoding RTA1 like protein domain-containing protein, with translation MATPTTHLAATSATSTAEPTCTTAVPGKYGEVPIIACNSNYNAIPAFIPAVVVTILFGVLTLIHIIEAFIFKKGYAWVLIMAAAWETIAFAFHTVGAHNQQNVTFATIWQILFLLSPLWINAFVYMTFARMVHVYIPDRKVWIVKASQVSKLFVLADILSFIVQASGGILVSPGVSASTQEIGMHIYEGGIGLQEVFILCFIGLMIAFHRRINKLNKERPLQPEEVNLNSANGDDRREIERPRGALVLLYALYAVLAFITMRIIFRLVEFLGGRDPDTNPIPYHEYYFYSLDAFPMLAALLILAIVHPGRFITGPNSSLRDAKKEEKKVKKAEKKAMKEQKKADKEAKRLGAYGQV, from the exons ATGGCAACTCCAACGACTCATTTGGCTGCTACAAGCGCGACAAGCACCGCTGAGCCGACTTGTACAACTGCTGTTCCTGGCAAATATGGCGAAGTGCCCATCATCGCCTGTAACTCCAATTACAATGCCATCCCAGCGTTCATCCCGGCCGTGGTAGTGACCATACTCTTCGGTGTGCTCACCTTGATTCACATCATCGAGGCGTTTATTTTCAAAAAG GGCTATGCCTGGGTCCTGatcatggctgctgcttgggaGACGATAGCCTTCGCCTTCCATACCGTCGGAGCACACAACCAACAAAACGTTACATTTGCCACAATTTGGCAAATCCTCTTTCTGCTATCTCCCCTTTGGATCAATGCCTTTGTCTACATGACCTTTGCCCGCATGGTTCATGTGTACATTCCTGACAGAAAAGTCTGGATTGTCAAGGCCTCCCAGGTATCAAAACTCTTTGTCTTAGCAGATATCCTGTCTTTCATTGTGCAGGCCTCTGGTGGTATCCTCGTCTCCCCTGGCGTATCTGCCTCGACGCAGGAAATAGGAATGCACATTTATGAGGGTGGTATCGGGCTGCAAGAGGTTTTTATCCTCTGCTTTATAGGTCTCATGATTGCTTTCCACCGCCGCATCAATAAACTCAACAAGGAGCGGCCTCTGCAGCCGGAGGAAGTCAACCTGAACTCGGCCAATGGAGACGATCGTCGCGAAATCGAGAGGCCAAGGGGTGCCCTGGTACTGTTATACGCACTTTACGCTGTACTGGCGTTTATTACT ATGCGCATTATTTTCCGACTCGTCGAGTTCCTCGGCGGCCGCGATCCCGACACCAACCCCATCCCTTATCACGAGTACTACTTTTACTCCCTCGACGCCTTCCCGATGCTGGCAGCCCTGCTCATACTGGCGATAGTCCATCCCGGACGGTTCATCACAGGACCCAACAGTAGCCTTCGAGATGccaagaaagaggagaagaaggtaaagaaagcagaaaagaaagccatGAAGGAGCAGAAAAAGGCGGACAAGGAGGCCAAAAGGTTGGGAGCTTATGGACAAGTATGA
- a CDS encoding metallo-beta-lactamase superfamily domain-containing protein → MATASSSPPPPGFVTLSALDAGHLSLPEHMFVNNADPVKKNLVPSLSFLIRHASPDGSVTNLVFDLGVKRDLNYSPAQQNELDLWRPLITDTDCAKSLRNGVADAPGGASNGMLLDPTKDIDNIIISHAHWDHTGTPSDFPTATFAVGSGTLDLFKNGAGPAYPSIFFNKDELPALRTVEFPPVAKPPAAAASWAWKPFGDLPNTLDFFGDGSLYVVDTPGHIYGHVNLLARLGERRWAYLAADCCHDRRLVTGEKEIGLYDDGHGGLRSIHTDTEEARRSLERLKTFLKNHGAEGNEVQLILAHDPVWRKENAHACWPGKV, encoded by the exons ATGGcgacggcatcatccagccctcctcctcccggcTTCGTCACCCTCTCAGCCCTGGACGCCGGCCACCTCTCCCTCCCAGAACACATGTTTGTCAACAACGCAGATCCAGTAAAGAAGAATCTCGtcccatctctctcattccTCATCCGCCACGCGTCTCCAGACGGTAGCGTCACCAACCTCGTCTTCGACCTGGGCGTCAAGCGCGACTTGAACTACTCGCCCGCCCAGCAAAATGAGCTCGACCTCTGGAGGCCGCTCATCACCGATACCGATTGTGCCAAGAGCCTGCGCAACGGAGTTGCTGATGCTCCCGGCGGCGCAAGCAACGGCATGCTCCTCGATCCAACCAAGGACAttgacaacatcatcatcagccacGCCCACTGGGACCACACCGGCACGCCCTCGGACTTCCCCACGGCAACGTTTGCTGTGGGATCTGGAACGCTGGATCTCTTCAAGAACGGCGCTGGACCGGCATATCCATCGAttttcttcaacaaggacgAGCTTCCCGCTCTCCGCACCGTCGAGTTCCCTCCCGTC GCTAAGCCTCCTGCAGCCGCTGCTTCGTGGGCTTGGAAGCCGTTTGGCGATCTGCCCAACACCCTCGATTTCTTCGGTGACGGCAGTCTCTACGTGGTTGATACACCAGGCCACATTTACGGCCATGTGAATCTGCTTGCTCGGCTTGGAGAGCGAAGATGGGCCTATCTCGCTGCAGACTGCTGCCACGACAGACGGTTGGTGACAGGCGAAAAGGAGATTGGACTGTACGACGACGGTCATGGTGGGCTGAGAAGCATCCACACTGATACTGAAGAGGCACGCAGATCTTTAGAAAGACTAAAAACTTTCTTGAAGAATCATGGTGCTGAAGGGAACGAGGTGCAACTTATCCTTGCCCATGATCCTGTATGGAGGAAAGAGAATGCACATGCGTGCTGGCCTGGAAAGGTATAA